The following proteins come from a genomic window of Vicinamibacterales bacterium:
- a CDS encoding DUF4097 family beta strand repeat-containing protein, with the protein MRSKTALLGLVLTAGLSVAACDIQAGGEGGLSFGIASGKAQDTWTRTYTLADQGRLEIINVNGRITAEPATDGKVTVEGRRTAKGSTDEAAKENLAKMEIREEVSGDRVRVESRPPRLSGFSGHEVEWTIKVPAGVIVDLRTVNGGIRLTGLAGEVHAKTTNGGVKGSNVNARILEASSVNGGIEIEFGGPLEAGGTVDIETVNGGVELGLTSDSKATITARAVNGGVHVTDLDVQKQEQSSSFESKRRLEGTLNGGGAKVTISTTNGGVRLSRSGGPTT; encoded by the coding sequence ACCGCCCTGCTCGGGCTCGTTCTGACCGCCGGACTCAGCGTTGCCGCCTGCGACATCCAGGCGGGCGGCGAGGGCGGGCTTTCGTTCGGGATTGCCTCCGGCAAGGCCCAGGACACCTGGACCCGCACCTACACCCTGGCCGACCAGGGGCGCCTCGAAATCATCAACGTGAACGGCCGCATCACGGCCGAGCCGGCGACCGACGGCAAGGTCACGGTGGAGGGCCGCCGCACGGCCAAGGGGTCCACCGACGAGGCCGCCAAGGAAAACCTGGCCAAGATGGAAATTCGCGAGGAAGTCAGTGGGGACCGGGTCAGGGTCGAGTCACGCCCCCCGCGCCTGAGCGGCTTCAGCGGTCACGAAGTCGAGTGGACCATCAAGGTTCCGGCCGGCGTGATTGTTGACCTGCGCACCGTCAACGGCGGCATTCGCCTCACCGGTCTCGCGGGCGAAGTGCACGCCAAGACCACCAACGGCGGCGTCAAGGGCAGCAACGTCAACGCCCGGATCCTCGAGGCCTCGTCCGTGAATGGCGGCATCGAAATCGAGTTCGGCGGTCCGCTCGAGGCCGGCGGCACGGTCGACATCGAAACGGTGAACGGCGGGGTCGAGCTGGGCTTGACCTCCGACAGCAAGGCCACCATCACGGCGCGCGCGGTGAACGGCGGCGTGCACGTGACCGACCTCGACGTGCAGAAGCAGGAACAGTCATCCTCGTTCGAGTCGAAGCGCCGGCTCGAGGGCACGCTGAACGGCGGCGGCGCCAAGGTCACCATCAGCACCACCAACGGCGGCGTCCGCCTCTCGCGGTCGGGCGGGCCGACCACGTAA